A single genomic interval of Aureliella helgolandensis harbors:
- a CDS encoding DNA-methyltransferase, translated as MATEIDSLLGKIHQGDCVAGLKQLPSDSIDLAFADPPFNIGYKYDQYDDRLGSEKYLDWSNEWMQEIYRVLKPAGTFWLAIGDEYAAELKVAATKLGFSTRNWVVWYYTFGVHCKTKFTRSHAHLFYFVKNPAQFTFNRDAIAVPSARQLVYGDKRANAKGRTPDDTWVLRPQDLPEGFSKEEDTWYFPRVAGTFKERSGFHGCQMPEQLLGRIIRACSCEGEIVLDPFSGSSTTLTVAKKLGRQYFGYELSDDYVKLGTRRLEAANAGDRLEGAEEPNVSAPATHSQKARRLADPSPKAVKKKAVKKKAAKKSVEKKSAEKKSAEKKSAEKKPVEKKPAKKRAVKKKPTKKKAAKRKPVVKMVKPSSQLSIEFGP; from the coding sequence ATGGCAACCGAAATCGATTCCTTGCTAGGAAAGATTCACCAGGGTGACTGCGTCGCAGGTCTCAAGCAGCTCCCCAGCGACTCTATCGATCTGGCCTTCGCCGATCCGCCGTTTAACATCGGCTACAAGTACGATCAGTACGACGATCGCCTCGGTAGCGAAAAATACCTTGACTGGTCCAACGAGTGGATGCAGGAGATCTACCGAGTCCTCAAGCCGGCGGGCACATTCTGGTTGGCAATTGGGGACGAATACGCAGCGGAACTCAAGGTAGCCGCCACCAAGCTGGGATTCAGCACTCGCAATTGGGTCGTGTGGTACTACACCTTCGGAGTTCACTGCAAAACCAAATTCACACGTTCGCATGCGCATCTGTTTTACTTCGTAAAAAATCCAGCTCAATTCACGTTCAACCGCGACGCCATCGCTGTCCCGTCGGCACGCCAGTTGGTTTATGGCGACAAACGCGCCAACGCCAAGGGAAGAACACCTGACGACACCTGGGTTCTTCGTCCCCAGGATCTTCCGGAAGGCTTTTCGAAGGAAGAGGATACTTGGTACTTCCCTCGCGTCGCTGGCACGTTCAAAGAACGCTCGGGCTTCCACGGTTGCCAAATGCCGGAACAGCTACTGGGGCGTATCATTCGAGCTTGCTCCTGTGAAGGCGAGATCGTCTTAGATCCGTTTTCCGGCAGTTCGACGACCTTGACCGTGGCCAAGAAGCTCGGTCGCCAATACTTTGGTTACGAACTCTCAGACGACTACGTCAAGCTGGGGACCCGACGGCTCGAGGCGGCTAACGCAGGAGACCGCCTCGAAGGGGCCGAGGAGCCCAACGTGAGTGCGCCTGCTACCCATTCCCAAAAGGCGAGACGCTTGGCCGATCCAAGCCCAAAGGCCGTGAAGAAAAAAGCCGTAAAGAAGAAGGCGGCGAAGAAGTCCGTAGAGAAGAAGTCCGCAGAGAAGAAGTCCGCAGAGAAGAAGTCCGCAGAGAAGAAGCCCGTAGAGAAGAAGCCGGCAAAGAAAAGAGCCGTGAAGAAAAAGCCGACCAAGAAAAAGGCTGCGAAACGCAAGCCAGTTGTGAAGATGGTGAAACCAAGCTCTCAATTGTCCATCGAATTCGGACCCTAG